The Nycticebus coucang isolate mNycCou1 chromosome 10, mNycCou1.pri, whole genome shotgun sequence sequence GGCTTGGGGGCCTATTGCAATGGGAATTGGCTAGGCCCAGGATTGGGAGAGCTGTCAGGGCCAGATTCTCATCCAGACAGAGGAAAAGGGTAATAGCTAAGCAGCTgagagaggtgggaggagaaAAGCTTCAAGGGGCTTCCATAGGCCTTCCAGGAACCTCATCCTGCACCCCATGCCACCCCAGTGTGGGGGTTCCTCCATGCCTGGGCAGTCCCTGGACACACTGACAACTTGGCTCTGGGGCCTTTCAGCAGATGACCTTGCACTCTCTCTGTAGGCCCTAATTAGTGTGGCAGTAAGAACCCCAAGGATGCTGGGGTCAGTAAAGCCTTCCTCCCCTACTTCCcaacacacatgcatgcatgcacatTTTCATATGCACACAGGATACTCTGAGGACCAGCTTGGTCAGAGCCCCTGGCCCAGATGCTCTCTCCCAAACCCACAAGATCAGAGACCAGGGCCAGCAGAGTTGGGGTAGTCCTAGCTGGCCTGGAGTTGGTTGGGACCCTCCAGTGTCTACCCTCTAAGACACCCTCTGCAGCCCTGAGTACCTAAAAGCCCTCAGAGTGCAGCTGGCCAGCCAGGAGGGGCTCTGTTGACACAGGGCTCCTGGTACTGTCAGCAGCCCCTTTATCCTCACCCCTTCCTGCCCACAGGACCCCATGGCAAGCCCTGTCTGGAAAAGCAGAGGGGACAGATGACCCAGAGGGTAATGCTCGGAGTCCAGGTGTCTCCTGCCTGCCACCAGGTATCAAAGGCAGAGGCCTGTGCTCAGAGTGGGGCCATGGAAGGGGAGGGGTTTGGTGGACATATGTTTATCACTACAGAAGGGCCTGGATTCCCTTTCTGTGGCTCTTGGTTGAGGCTCCCTGAGATGAACTGGGAATTTTTCTGGATCTGTGGCCTTCAGCATCCCCGTGGGGGTCTTTGCTTTTGTGCATTTGGAACAGCACCCCAGGGCAGACTTTCCCATGTCTGACGAGAGAAGGAGCTCCATAGCAAGTGAGGAGGCATATGAGCAAAGACCCCATGGCAGGGGCACCACGGAGGGGACTTCCAGATTCCTGACTCCAGCTACAGCCCAGCTGATCCAAGAGGTGAGCTGGGGGCTAGGACACAGCAGTGGGCTGCATTGAGGGGTGCAGCCCGTGATGGCCTGCCATCAACAAAGGGTAGGGTCAGCAAAGGCAGCTGCCCAGAAGACCCCACTCAGCTTCCTCTCCTCCCTACAGGCTCTGGTTCGAGGGGGCCTGAGTACCTTGGCAGATGATGCTGGCTTCATCATGGCGACAGGCCAGGCCCTGGCAGATGCCTGTCAGATGGAAGCAGAGGAAATGGAAATCGCAGCAGCAGAGCTATTGAAAGGACGAGAGTCCCAAGAGGGCATGGTCAATGCCCTGGGGTGCCTGAGCCATAGGTCCTCCCTGGACAGCATCAACCAGCATCAGGGATCCCGGGAGACCCTCATTGCTTCCAGGCTGTGAAGCCTACACAGCCTCAGCATGGGCTTAGAGCTAGCATGACCAacaggggtggggtgctggcatGGAGAAGGGCCACCCCAGCATGGCAGCCTCCTCCCCTCAGCAGCTAGATACCTAGGTCAGGGATTCCCTCAAAAAGCCAGCAAGAAGTAAATGAACAGCCCCTTCCCCTCACCAGCAAGAAGCATGATTGGACGAGCTGCTAATGTCATTCAAAAAGGCCTGGTTGGTACCAGTGTCTGTCTGGCCTAAGGCCACTCCCACCAGCAGGATATTAAAGCCTCCAGGCCTGTGGACACTGGCACCTGGGCTCTGCTGTCTCCTCTTTCGGACTCTTCTATGCTCAGTctttcccttcccccaacccttCCCCTGAGTCCTTGTCCGTGGGCTTGGGAGCCTGGGTCTAAGCGACCATAGGAGCTTTCTGGATTTTCATTATGCATGATGGAGGGAACCTTTTGTGGAGAGTATGGGTTCTCCTGCAAGTCCATGGCTAGGTCCACCGTCCAAGCAGCCCCGGGAAGGGTGGTGGTTTTAGAAGCAGTCCCATACCCTAGGTTACACCGTGGCCAAACTTCTCTGAAGCCATGACTATGTCTCATTGGCCCTTGGAGCCTGCAGTTGTGCTGTGCTTATGGCCTTGAGTATCACAGCTCCGCAATCTCCACGGCTCCTCCCATCCACACCAAGAAATAGCTGCTGACATACCTGATCTCCTGCCAGAGGTTGCTTTTAATGCTTCCTGTTTACAAAACACTTCCACATACCATATCCATTTTATTCTCACCACAACTTTGAAGGTAGCTTTGGATTCCATGTTAAATGCGGCAGGTGAAGTGACATGCCCATGGTGGGCAGCCAGGGAGAGGTGAGGTCAGGACTCCACACTGGGCCCTCAGGACCCTGCTATTCTCTTCCCACTTCACTGGACCCTTGCTCTGCTCACCACTCCCTCACTGAGGTAGTCTCTTGCCAATCCCCAGAGGGTTTTTTGGCTTCCTCTGCCTTCCCCAAGCTGCCCATCACACAGGACAGGGACACTGACACCCCGATTGCACTGTCCATCCACACCCCTAGCCTCAGTTCATCCTCAGAGCTTCCTGTCTTCCTCTGCCTTCCCCAAGCTGCCCATCACACAGGACAGGGACACTGACACCCCGATTGCACTGTCCATCCACACCCCTAGCCTCAGTTCATCCTCAGAGCTTCCTGTCCTCATCAGTACAGCTATTTCAACTCACCTCTCTCCTTGCACCTTAATACCAGGGGCTGACTTTGTCATCCACAAAGGACAGCCACCAAAAGGTCCCTCCTTCAGCTTCTGCCACCACACCGATGAGTCTACTTGCTTCTGCTCTCTCACGGAAAGTCAGGTCTCCTCTCTTGCCAACTCTTCAGATTCTGCCCCAGCTGTGATCTCCTCCCCCGCCTCTCTACTGGCCCCTCTATCTTCACAAAACACATCCCTGTGCCTCCCTCTAACACAACGCTGCAGCCAtcctgtctccacacacacacacacaacggAGGACCAAACTTCTTACTAAATGGCTTACATGAGTGGTCCCCTTTGTCTACGTTCCTGTTTCTCCTTCCCATCCTCCACCCCATGCAGTCACCTTCTACCCACCTGTTCTCTGCAGCAACCACAGTAACCATATCACTAACAATCTGGTTGTTCATCCAGTGACCTTTTTAAATCCTTACCTTACTTGACTTCTAGGCAGCATTGGAGACAATTTAACCCCTCCCTCGGCCTGAATGCTCCCCAAGGTTCAAATCTCCTGAGTTTCTTCCAACCTCTCCCATGGTCCCACTTGAAGCTTCCTTGGAAATTCTCCCTTGGCCCACTGGCCTCTCAAGGAGGTTCTGGTCCCTTGACATTTACTTCTCACTTAGCCTGTTGTCATGTCTTAGTTGCATTTATGTACCAATAATTCCAAATCCGTATTTCTAGTCCAATTCTAAGTTCCAGATCTCTGCGTCCTACTCGTCCAAGACAACTGTATGTCTATGTCCCAGTGTGCCCTCATATCCTCTCCCCAAAGCCCACTACTCCTCTGGTGTTGCTGATCTCAGGGAAGCCACTCCTCATTCAACTCAGAAGTCTGGGTGCTGTTCTCAACTCCCACCACCCCCTAACTGTGCCAGTAAATTCACCCTCCTAAATGTGTCTCTCACCTGTTATGCTTCCCTTCATCCCCAGGGGCACTTTCCTGGTACGTTTGATCTTCTTTTCCTGCATCCCAgcctcctcttttctcttcttcccagcATGTctctgatctttttattttttattttttatttttttttccacacaaaGTATAggtcatttattttccttctaacCCTGGATTCAGTACATAGATGGCTTCTCTTCGCCCTTTGGATTGATAATTTTCTCCAGGTTGCTGATGATGATATGATAGAGCTCAGCATAGAAGGCCCTCAGGCCCAGCACCATGGCCCTAAGCTccccatacactgcctcatctcGCTCGTGCACCAAGGCTCGGTAATCCATGACATGGGTCTCCTTGGAGGCCTTAGCCACAGCATCCCCACATTCTGAGAAGTACTTGGAAATGGTTGTCTGGAAGCCTTCCACTTTGGTCTTGACTGCATTCACCCTCTCCAGCACCTTCTCCTGGATTGCTACCCCAAAATCATTTCCATCCTCAATCTTAGGGATCAGGTACTGGATCCATGTGATCACCAAAATGCACTTCTCTTTTAGAGTCCAGACTTCTGGCTTAACCAGGGCAAGCAGGGATAAGACTTTCTCATTCCCAGGGAGAAATCCACATTTAGGGacttctttcttctcctgcttATCTGTTTCCATCTCATCATCCTTGGGTGGGGAGTCTGGAATGGGGATATCCAGTGGGGCCCGGAGGAAGGTCAGGTCAGCCACATTGAGGGAGTCATCTTGCAAGAGCTGGTTCAGGTATATGATTTTCTGTGGCAAGAATCTGTAGAGaaactcctcagcctcctggaaaAGATTTTGCCTGAAGACATCCACCTGCTTGAGGGCCTCCCCGCTCGGGCGCACTCCACAAGACTTGGCCATGCTGCTCCAGTTGCTAGATCGGTCTCCGGCTGGGCCTCTctgatctttttaaaagaaagaccaagggggtggcgcctgtggctcaaaggggtagggcgttggtcccatatgccagaggtggtgggttcaaatccagccctggccaaaaacacacacacacacacacacacacacaaagaaagaaagaccaaTCATCTTACATCCTTGCTTAAAACCTGTGGTCAAGTCCCAGGGTGTGAACTGGTACTAGTCGgtgcctgttaggaactgggccacatggCATCACCTTCTGAGCTGTGCCTCCtgtcccacccccaaccccattcatggaaaaattgtcttacatGAAACTAATCCTTGGTGCTAAAAAGGTTGAGGACTGCTGCTTAAAGCCCCTAGAGCACACCCCCAAAGCCTTCTGAATATTGAGCAAAACCCTTGCCTCAGCTCACAAGCCTGTCCCAGATCAGGTCCCACCCAAGTTTCCTGCTCACTCCAGCCAGGGGAGCTGCTCTCATCTCAGAGCTGTTCTCCCTGGAGGCTTCCTGATAGATCCCTATCATCTTTCAAACCTTACCTTTGCAAAGAGCTTTCCCTGAATGCCCCCAGACTCTCTGTAGTGCGGCCCAGGAATTTGGCACACCATCTTTGGCCCATCACAGCAGAGATCAAAACTGTGTTGTaactgcttgttttatttttaccccTGCCAGACACCAAGCTCCATAAAAGCAGGGGCTGTGTCCAGCTTGATCATGCTCCATGACTGAGCTTTTTCAACACAGACTGGGGTTCAAAAACTGCTAACTAGACGTAGGAAGAGCTAAGAGGTATGGCCCCTGCCCTCTGAAGGCTCCCCACCCAGTGTCACCTGCTCAGCTCCGCAGCCTGAGCTGTCTGCCTGGCTGGCTGTTTGGCTGGCTGTCTAGGTcacagggaggaagggaggaagagcacTGCCTCAGAGGTGATAAACTGGACTCCACAGTACTGCTCCCAGATGTCCACCACTGTCTTACACTGTCCCCCACTCAAATGACTCCTGTCTAGGGAAGATAAGATAGTAAGAACATATATGTGTCctataaaattctataaaagGGGTATTTTTATTTGAGAGGAAGCTGAGCATCATATTAATAGTTACTACGTGTAGAACGCTAACAATATGCCAGGCCTTGTTTCCAGGGTTTTGCacatattatcttatttaatcctcttaATTAAGAAAAGTATCATCATACTCACTTTGCAAAATGACTCAGAGAATAAGTAATTTGCCTAAGGCCACAAAGCTGGTAAGTGATCCAAGGTGGGAGTGAAACCTGGGCAGTTTAGCATTTCCATGTCTTTCACTGCTATTCTATTTGTCCCTCCCAGCCCGAGTTACTGACagatatgtatgtacacataggCTCTGAAAAACCTTGCCATCTATTCAGTTTTCATCCTATGGAAAAGTTCAGGAAGTTTCCTTTGCAATATATAGAATGTTCTAATTTATCAGAGTGTGAAAAATCCTCCCTCTACTCCCGGTTTCACTTGCAATAAAGGGTGGGTTTCTCCTTACAGGACTGCTGGGCTACTCAAATAAAGCCTAAAAGGAACCCATTGTGGAAACAGGGTTGCAGTGGGAGTGAGTAGGAGTGGGCAGACTTCACATGAGACAGACATACCCTCGCCTCAGCAGGTCCCTCTGACAGACAGGGTGCCCCTAGGAGCAGGTACAGCCACCTTCTGTCACCAGAGGGCACTGGCGAGGGGCAATGTCTTCTGGACCCATATATGGGTTCCTGGCAGTTGCCTGCAGATTTAGGGCCCAGCTGCTGAGTGGGGAATCTGCCAGGAGGGGTGAGGGTGTGGCTGGCAGGAGAGGGGGCACAAAGCCACATGCTGTCGTGGAGGAGCCCTCCATCTGGAAGGTGCAGAGCTCAGATGGAGGGGCTCTGTGAAGGCTGGAGAGAGTGGACTCCTGTTCCGGTACACCCTGGATCTGGCCTGGTACATTTCCAGGCCCTGCTCTGGTTGGGGTTTAGTGGCTCCTGCCAACTTGCCTCTCCTAGACTCCTCTCTGCAAGGTGTTAGAGAGCAGAGCCTTGGGAGCCAGACTCTCCAGGACCTGAATTCCATCCCACCACCTCCGTGTTGTGTGATGGTCAGGCAGTTCACGTCACCCTTGTAAGTTTCTGCTTCTCCCTCTGTAAGGTGGAAGAATAATTCCTACTTTCTAAGGCTGTGGTAAGATATGAATATGACAAGGTAAGGACCTAGTACCTGGCAAGACACTGCTGTTTTGGTTCTGTGAGATGCTGGATAGTGAGAGGGCCAGATCTCTGAGACAGGAGGAAaccaaccttggagggtcctggGCACATTTGGAAAAGTGGGCAGCAGTGATGCTGAGCCCACACACCACAGCACTAGGCTTAGGCCTCATACAGGCCCTGCTAGCTCTCACTACCCATCCGTAAATGCAGCTGCCTCTGGCCTCAGTCCCCTTACAGAAGACACTGCCAAGGCAAAGCTGACCTTGACCCCCAACCTTTATTTCAAGGATCTTGTTCCCTTCTATGCATCTGA is a genomic window containing:
- the LOC128597408 gene encoding proteasome activator complex subunit 2-like; this encodes MAKSCGVRPSGEALKQVDVFRQNLFQEAEEFLYRFLPQKIIYLNQLLQDDSLNVADLTFLRAPLDIPIPDSPPKDDEMETDKQEKKEVPKCGFLPGNEKVLSLLALVKPEVWTLKEKCILVITWIQYLIPKIEDGNDFGVAIQEKVLERVNAVKTKVEGFQTTISKYFSECGDAVAKASKETHVMDYRALVHERDEAVYGELRAMVLGLRAFYAELYHIIISNLEKIINPKGEEKPSMY